Proteins from a genomic interval of Phragmitibacter flavus:
- a CDS encoding SMP-30/gluconolactonase/LRE family protein: protein MPSTSFLLTLTALAATLPLAAQLPATIATPDAKVELIQGGFKFTEGPAVSPTGQIYFTDIPNNRIHVYDPVSKKLEIHRENTGAANGLMFDSTGALIACEGGNRIVTRQVFGEEPKPIATAWNGKKLNSPNDLDIDLKGGIYFTDPRYGKGDNREIDIEAVYYLPPNGGEVIQVVSDLKKPNGIALSPDRKTLYVADNGAGSLHAYDVNDTDGTLTNARLISPEVPGCDGMCVDTSGNLFVTTKEGVKIFTPTGTHLGTIAVPEGPANCTFGAQGTKTLYITARTGFYQIQLGVDGLK from the coding sequence ATGCCTTCGACCTCCTTCCTCCTCACCCTCACCGCGCTCGCCGCCACCCTTCCCCTGGCCGCCCAACTCCCCGCCACCATCGCGACTCCCGACGCCAAGGTCGAACTCATCCAAGGCGGCTTCAAGTTCACCGAAGGCCCCGCCGTCTCCCCCACCGGCCAGATCTATTTCACCGACATCCCGAACAACCGCATCCACGTCTACGATCCGGTTTCCAAAAAACTCGAGATCCACCGCGAAAACACCGGTGCCGCCAACGGCCTCATGTTCGACTCCACCGGAGCCCTCATCGCCTGCGAAGGCGGCAACCGCATCGTCACTCGTCAGGTCTTCGGCGAAGAACCCAAACCCATCGCCACCGCCTGGAACGGCAAAAAACTCAACAGCCCCAACGATCTCGACATCGACCTCAAAGGCGGCATCTATTTCACCGACCCCCGATACGGCAAAGGCGACAACCGCGAGATCGACATCGAAGCCGTCTATTATCTTCCCCCCAACGGCGGCGAGGTCATCCAGGTGGTCAGCGACCTCAAAAAACCCAACGGCATCGCCCTCTCTCCCGACCGCAAAACCCTCTACGTCGCCGACAACGGCGCCGGCTCCCTTCACGCCTACGATGTCAACGACACCGACGGCACCCTGACCAACGCCCGCCTCATCAGCCCCGAAGTTCCCGGCTGCGACGGCATGTGTGTCGACACCTCCGGCAATCTCTTCGTCACCACCAAGGAAGGCGTTAAAATCTTCACTCCCACCGGCACCCACCTTGGCACCATCGCCGTCCCTGAAGGCCCTGCCAACTGCACCTTCGGCGCCCAAGGCACCAAAACCCTCTACATCACCGCCCGCACCGGTTTCTACCAAATTCAGCTCGGCGTCGACGGATTGAAATGA
- a CDS encoding tyrosine recombinase XerC — MPTSKRSPTQPEVAEPVPLPPDPLSEAFLNFMHGEKNAAERTLINYRHALDTFRAKHPHFTTWDTLEADHYRRYLFEQMKSGIARATIRLHFAALRSFHTWLTRRQGWTKNPLLEVQLPKNEKKLPIVLTVTQVVTMLDLPLSVPKEKQAPLWAPERDHAILELFYSSGVRLSELASLNVHDIDTFAETMRVIGKGRKERLCPLGSPALRAIQVYRSKAGVHDGPLFLGKTKKRLTIQALGEVVKKYWRLSGLPIKVTPHKFRHSFATHLLNNGADLRSVQSLLGHASLSTTQIYTHVTTERMKEVYQDAHPRA; from the coding sequence ATGCCGACCTCCAAGCGATCACCCACCCAACCCGAGGTCGCTGAACCCGTCCCCCTTCCGCCCGATCCCCTCTCGGAAGCCTTTCTCAACTTCATGCACGGCGAAAAAAACGCCGCCGAGCGCACCCTCATCAACTATCGTCACGCCCTCGACACCTTCCGCGCCAAACACCCCCACTTCACCACTTGGGACACCCTCGAAGCTGACCACTACCGCCGCTACCTCTTCGAGCAAATGAAGTCCGGCATCGCCCGCGCCACCATCCGACTCCACTTCGCCGCCCTTCGCTCCTTTCATACCTGGCTCACCCGCCGCCAGGGCTGGACCAAAAACCCCCTGCTTGAAGTCCAGCTTCCCAAAAACGAAAAAAAACTCCCCATTGTCCTCACCGTCACCCAGGTCGTCACCATGCTCGACCTCCCCCTGTCAGTCCCCAAGGAAAAACAAGCTCCCCTTTGGGCTCCCGAGCGCGACCACGCCATCCTTGAACTTTTCTACAGCAGCGGCGTCCGGCTCAGCGAACTCGCCTCCCTCAACGTCCACGACATCGACACCTTCGCCGAAACCATGCGTGTCATCGGCAAGGGCCGCAAAGAACGCCTCTGTCCCCTCGGCTCGCCCGCCCTCCGCGCGATCCAGGTCTACCGATCCAAAGCCGGCGTCCACGATGGACCTCTCTTCCTCGGCAAAACCAAAAAACGCCTCACCATCCAGGCCCTCGGTGAAGTCGTCAAAAAATACTGGCGGCTCAGCGGCCTGCCCATCAAGGTCACCCCCCACAAATTCCGTCACAGCTTCGCCACCCACCTCCTCAACAACGGCGCCGACCTGCGCAGCGTGCAATCCCTCCTCGGCCACGCCAGCCTCAGCACCACTCAAATCTACACCCACGTCACCACCGAGCGGATGAAAGAAGTCTATCAAGACGCCCATCCGAGAGCGTGA
- a CDS encoding 2-dehydropantoate 2-reductase, with product MNPFPTSPRIAIVGSGAIGCYYGARLAQHGHDVHFLMRSDHDHVSRHGLDIRSHIGDFHLPADQVHSHTTTADIGPSDLVIIALKTTSNHLLPDLIPPLLHENTAILTLQNGLGNEALLATHFGAQRILGGLCFVCINRLSPGVIDHSAQGLITLGEYDSSDDLQSRPQTIAEAFNAAQIPCKVEPSLALARWRKLVWNIPFNGLSIAAGSLTTEQILASPTLTQLVHDLMLEVIATANALGHPLPESLADEMIANTRNMSAYKTSSLIDHLEGREVEINAIWQEPLRQAQAAGVPVPKLEMLTQLLAGYANLKTTSK from the coding sequence ATGAACCCATTCCCCACCTCCCCACGCATCGCCATCGTCGGCAGCGGCGCCATCGGCTGCTACTACGGAGCCCGCCTCGCCCAGCACGGTCACGATGTGCATTTCCTCATGCGCAGCGACCACGACCATGTCTCCCGGCACGGACTCGACATTCGCAGCCACATTGGCGACTTCCACCTCCCCGCCGACCAGGTCCACTCCCACACCACCACCGCCGACATCGGCCCCAGCGACCTCGTCATCATCGCCCTCAAAACCACCTCCAACCACCTTCTCCCCGACCTCATCCCACCCCTTCTCCACGAAAACACCGCCATCCTCACGCTTCAAAACGGACTGGGCAACGAAGCCCTGCTCGCCACCCACTTTGGCGCCCAGCGCATCCTCGGCGGACTCTGTTTCGTCTGCATCAACCGACTCTCCCCCGGCGTCATCGACCACAGCGCCCAAGGCCTCATCACCCTCGGCGAATACGACTCCAGCGACGATCTCCAATCCCGCCCCCAAACCATCGCCGAAGCCTTCAACGCCGCTCAAATCCCCTGCAAAGTCGAACCCAGCCTCGCCCTTGCCCGCTGGCGCAAACTCGTCTGGAACATCCCCTTCAACGGCCTCTCCATCGCCGCTGGCAGCCTCACCACCGAGCAAATCCTCGCCAGCCCTACCCTCACCCAGCTCGTCCACGACCTTATGCTGGAAGTCATCGCCACCGCCAACGCCCTCGGCCACCCCCTCCCCGAGTCGCTCGCCGATGAAATGATCGCCAACACCCGCAACATGAGCGCCTACAAAACCAGCAGCCTCATTGACCACCTCGAAGGCCGCGAAGTTGAGATCAACGCCATCTGGCAGGAACCCCTCCGCCAGGCCCAAGCCGCCGGAGTTCCCGTCCCCAAATTAGAGATGCTCACCCAGCTCCTCGCCGGCTACGCCAACCTCAAAACGACCTCCAAATAA
- the xseA gene encoding exodeoxyribonuclease VII large subunit encodes MTMEALTVSQLTRRIRTLLEESFGEVWVEGEISNLRVQSSGHQYFTLKDESAQVSCVLFRGSAAKLPMPLRDGMQVRVFGEVTVYEQRGNYQIIVREVQPKGLGSLQARFEALKLKLKEEGLFDSEWKKAIPRHPRCVALVTSPTGAAVRDMLNILERRSPWLHVLVFPVRVQGQGSELEIVRALEVLNRAEEYGLPQPDTIVVGRGGGSLEDLWCFNEEVLARAIFASEVPVVSAVGHEIDFTIADFVADLRAPTPSAAAELLAPDGAEMQRHFEALGNRMRTRMETVLERQEREIELLGRGALMREPERLLREAVQQVDDQEESLRTAMEMSWRGFSEKLMERRMVLERHRPEQLLAQAEHRLAFLRQRAESAMRQRVEQTADQYRSMRKLLKSLGPDAVLARGFSVTTDGRGAVVTDPEALRSGDMVVTKLAKGSFSSVVTRKG; translated from the coding sequence ATGACGATGGAAGCTCTCACTGTTTCGCAACTGACCCGCCGGATTCGCACGCTCTTGGAGGAATCGTTTGGTGAAGTGTGGGTGGAGGGGGAGATCAGCAACCTGCGGGTGCAGAGCTCGGGTCACCAGTATTTCACGTTGAAGGATGAGTCGGCGCAGGTGTCCTGTGTGTTGTTTAGGGGCAGTGCGGCGAAGCTGCCGATGCCGTTGCGTGATGGCATGCAGGTGCGGGTGTTTGGGGAGGTGACGGTGTATGAGCAGCGGGGAAATTACCAGATCATTGTGCGGGAGGTGCAGCCGAAGGGATTGGGTTCTTTGCAGGCGAGGTTCGAGGCGCTGAAGCTGAAGCTGAAGGAGGAGGGGTTGTTTGATTCGGAGTGGAAGAAGGCGATTCCGCGGCACCCGAGGTGCGTGGCATTGGTGACATCTCCGACGGGTGCTGCGGTTCGTGACATGCTGAACATTCTGGAGCGCCGTTCGCCGTGGCTGCATGTGCTGGTGTTCCCGGTGCGGGTGCAGGGTCAGGGATCGGAATTGGAAATCGTGCGGGCGCTTGAGGTGTTGAATCGGGCGGAGGAGTATGGATTGCCGCAGCCGGATACGATTGTAGTGGGACGTGGAGGCGGGAGCTTGGAGGATCTTTGGTGTTTCAACGAGGAGGTTTTGGCGCGGGCGATTTTTGCTTCGGAAGTTCCGGTGGTGTCGGCGGTGGGGCACGAGATTGATTTCACCATTGCGGATTTTGTGGCGGATCTGAGGGCACCGACTCCGAGTGCGGCGGCCGAGTTGCTGGCACCGGATGGAGCAGAGATGCAGCGGCATTTTGAAGCGTTGGGCAATCGGATGCGCACTCGAATGGAGACGGTGCTGGAGCGGCAGGAGCGGGAGATCGAATTGCTGGGACGCGGGGCGTTGATGCGTGAGCCGGAGCGACTTTTGCGGGAAGCGGTGCAGCAGGTGGATGACCAGGAGGAATCGCTGAGGACGGCGATGGAGATGTCTTGGCGCGGATTCTCGGAGAAATTAATGGAGCGCCGCATGGTGCTGGAGCGGCATCGGCCAGAGCAATTGCTGGCACAGGCAGAGCACCGGCTGGCATTTCTCAGACAGAGGGCGGAGTCGGCCATGCGGCAGCGCGTCGAGCAGACAGCGGATCAGTATCGGTCGATGAGAAAGCTGTTAAAATCGTTGGGACCGGATGCGGTGCTGGCACGGGGGTTTTCGGTAACGACAGATGGTCGCGGGGCAGTGGTAACTGACCCTGAGGCCTTGCGGTCTGGGGACATGGTGGTGACCAAGCTGGCAAAGGGGAGTTTTTCGAGTGTGGTGACAAGGAAAGGATAA
- a CDS encoding ketopantoate reductase family protein yields the protein MRSIQSIYLCGLGAVGATYAKAFLEFASGSLKVVADEGRIERYRKGGVYLNGERLDVEYLAPSNEAPPADLIIVAVKQHQLDEAVELIAPLVGKDTIILSFLNGIESEEIIGRRCGMKHLLYSFVVETDAVKAGNQIISTKTGIVVFGEEDSSAGSERVTAVRELFEQCGIRHRVPDDMIREMWWKFMLNVGANQVSAVLRCGYGGFVQSPHTQEAMRMACREVVHLAATRGVSLRDEDIEKCFEIFGRLAPEGKTSMLQDVDAGRRTEVELFAGTVGRLGRELGVATPVNDLLYELILSNEEM from the coding sequence ATGCGATCGATCCAATCCATCTACTTATGCGGGTTGGGAGCAGTGGGGGCCACTTATGCCAAGGCGTTTCTGGAGTTTGCTTCAGGCAGCTTAAAGGTGGTTGCGGATGAAGGGCGTATCGAGCGCTATCGCAAAGGCGGTGTTTATCTCAATGGCGAACGGCTGGACGTGGAATATCTGGCCCCGTCGAATGAAGCGCCGCCAGCGGATTTGATCATTGTGGCGGTAAAGCAGCATCAGTTGGATGAGGCGGTGGAATTGATTGCACCATTGGTGGGAAAAGACACGATCATCCTGTCCTTTTTGAATGGGATTGAGAGCGAGGAGATCATTGGTCGCCGATGTGGAATGAAGCATTTGCTTTACTCCTTCGTGGTGGAGACCGATGCGGTGAAAGCGGGCAATCAAATCATATCTACCAAGACAGGTATCGTGGTATTTGGTGAGGAGGATTCGTCGGCGGGTTCTGAGCGAGTTACGGCGGTGCGCGAGTTATTTGAGCAATGTGGGATTCGTCATCGAGTGCCGGATGACATGATCCGTGAGATGTGGTGGAAGTTCATGCTGAACGTGGGGGCGAACCAGGTTTCCGCGGTGTTGAGATGTGGGTATGGAGGCTTTGTGCAGTCGCCTCACACGCAGGAAGCGATGCGGATGGCGTGTCGCGAAGTGGTGCATTTGGCCGCGACTCGCGGGGTGAGTCTTCGAGACGAGGATATCGAAAAGTGTTTTGAGATTTTTGGTCGGCTGGCGCCGGAAGGCAAAACATCCATGTTGCAGGATGTGGATGCGGGAAGACGGACGGAGGTGGAGTTGTTTGCAGGAACGGTGGGGAGGTTGGGTCGAGAGTTGGGAGTAGCGACGCCCGTTAATGATTTGTTGTATGAGTTGATCCTGTCGAATGAAGAGATGTGA
- the hisF gene encoding imidazole glycerol phosphate synthase subunit HisF — MLTKRIIPCLDVKDGRVVKGTKFLELRDAGDPVESAIAYNNQGADELVFLDITASSDERNTMIDVVARTAERCFMPLTVGGGIRTVADMREMLLAGADKVGINTAAVKTPWVVNEGADMFGCQALVVAIDAKRNERGSWTVYTHGGRNPTELDAVEWAVEMAERGAGEILLTSMDADGTKAGYDLALNKAVSEAVGIPVIASGGAGNLDHMVQVLQEGKADAVLAASIFHFGQYTVGDVKRYLAEHGLPVREVAGV; from the coding sequence ATGCTGACCAAACGCATCATTCCATGTCTCGACGTTAAGGACGGTCGGGTTGTTAAAGGCACGAAGTTTCTCGAGCTGCGGGATGCGGGAGATCCGGTGGAGTCGGCGATTGCTTACAACAACCAGGGCGCGGATGAATTGGTGTTTTTGGACATCACGGCGTCTTCGGATGAGCGCAACACGATGATCGATGTGGTGGCGCGGACGGCAGAGCGTTGTTTTATGCCGTTGACGGTCGGTGGAGGGATTCGCACGGTGGCGGACATGCGCGAGATGTTGCTGGCGGGGGCGGACAAGGTGGGGATCAACACGGCGGCGGTAAAGACGCCCTGGGTAGTGAACGAGGGCGCGGACATGTTTGGGTGTCAGGCGCTGGTGGTGGCGATCGATGCGAAGCGCAATGAGCGGGGTTCATGGACGGTTTACACCCACGGGGGTCGCAACCCGACGGAGCTGGATGCGGTGGAGTGGGCAGTGGAGATGGCGGAGCGCGGGGCGGGAGAGATTTTGCTGACCAGCATGGACGCGGACGGGACGAAGGCGGGGTATGACCTGGCTTTGAACAAGGCAGTGAGCGAGGCGGTCGGAATTCCGGTGATCGCGAGCGGCGGGGCGGGCAATCTGGATCACATGGTGCAGGTGCTGCAGGAAGGAAAGGCGGACGCGGTGCTGGCGGCGAGCATTTTTCACTTTGGTCAATACACCGTGGGGGATGTGAAGCGGTATTTGGCGGAGCATGGGTTGCCGGTGCGGGAAGTGGCGGGGGTGTGA
- a CDS encoding PVC-type heme-binding CxxCH protein, protein MSFRIACPAVVLSLVLSCLGGATAESLIRFDKKVLETAFYAEGAAIGDVNGDGKMDVVYGPFWFEGPGFEKRHTIYPAKAFNINGYSDNFFSFVEDLNKDGAADVLVLGFPGKEARLYVNPGKDKVAEVKEWPVFVVAEVVDNESPDFVDVDGDGVKEIVCSKEGQFGFYKRGADVTKAWDWVAISDNVGVQKFTHGLGVGDVDGDGKMDLLEAKRWWQAPAKVGEKWVPRTFQLAGSGGAQMFAYDFNGDGRNDIMTSLNAHQFGVAMFENLGGKDGANWRKQLIVGKEPWENEYGVRFSQPHALTLADVDGDGVKDLITGKRYWAHNGKDPNELDPKVLYWFQTKRGKDGAVEFVPHLIDGDTGVGTQVVAGDVNGDGLVDVVVGNKHGLRVLTQRREEVSVEKLAQFQPKKFYGEGSIKTGDYVHGQTAQDLVKNMVLPAGFKAELVASEPDLVQPIAFCWDERGRIWVLEGNTYPTRAPEGQGKDRILIFEDADGDGKFETRKVFLEGLNLTSGIEVGFGGVWVGAAPNFLFIPDKDKDDKPDGEPVVLLDGWGYQDTHETLNSFIWGPDGWLYGCHGVFTHSKVGKPGTPEAERERLNAAVWRYHPTRHVFEVFAHGTSNPWGLDFNEKGEFFTTACVIPHLYHIVPGGRYQRQAGQHFNEHTYDDIKTIAGHVHYAGGWTEVRNREKMSASTAANTDQAGGGHAHCGLAIYNGGAFPEVYDGALLFGNLHGHRLVHNAVEPKGSGYVGERRADFMRSNDMWFIPVTQKVGPDGALYVSDWADKQVCHQVDPLVWDRENGRIFRVVYDEVKPWKGDLGKLSDEELVKMAIESENEWFARMARRVLMERAAEGKLSGFSQEDEYRLFRSVTEAMVDEDVATSARGNFVVLSIGGLGTGSDWRDHFHSSKDWVRAWGVRAVGNTRGAGGFALETDGLSHLMYVNRMAKEEKSPWVRRELASLLQRLPLDKRAEIAKALLVREEDGADHNIPLLVWYGIEPLVGQNPELGMELAKLCVWDKVKGFIYRRMAASEKGRAVLLAGIAAMEDAGQRESMLQLMVNNARGSGDIKQPDGWAEMVVKLREGASPVMTESVDELSAYFGDEDSVAKFRKVLVDAKVGVAAREIALSILIKVRDRQTAPLLQGLIADQAKEALPLRRKAIQALAFLPDAGTAKALTEVYAKLSAEEKVDAVATLASSPAGAVALLEAVAAERMARTTLSPFLMRQLQSLNDVKVNEAMSAVVGTMNQPKAGLAEQKAKWTTLLMPDKLTTADLKAGRLIYAAACGTCHVLNGEGAMVGPDLTGSNRGNLEYLLENVLDPNALIGRDYQLNIFTMKDGRVLSGIVKSDAGEIFKVVMPGGAEFTLNKSEVKSREVSKMSTMPEGLFDALGDDNVRNLVAYLQSGAAGGDVVSKEGLLEAEGLKSSVTKGGVGVQKMGGFKSGKWSGDAQLWWTGGKVGEVLTIEVPVKEAGRHEVKGVLTRAKDYAIFEVSVNGKVSGDPLDLFDPQVLNTAELTFGVHELKAGLNRVEFKIIGVNPQAKPSMMLGVDFLRLVKVDVKE, encoded by the coding sequence ATGTCTTTCCGTATCGCTTGCCCGGCTGTTGTTTTGTCATTGGTGCTCTCTTGTTTGGGTGGAGCGACAGCGGAATCGTTGATCCGTTTTGACAAGAAGGTTTTGGAGACGGCGTTTTATGCGGAGGGGGCTGCCATCGGGGATGTGAATGGCGATGGCAAGATGGATGTGGTTTATGGGCCATTCTGGTTTGAAGGGCCGGGGTTTGAGAAAAGGCACACAATTTACCCGGCGAAGGCTTTTAACATCAATGGGTATTCGGACAATTTTTTCAGTTTCGTCGAGGATTTGAACAAAGATGGGGCGGCGGATGTGCTGGTGTTGGGATTTCCGGGGAAGGAGGCGCGTTTGTATGTGAATCCGGGCAAGGACAAGGTGGCGGAGGTGAAGGAGTGGCCGGTGTTTGTGGTCGCAGAAGTGGTGGACAATGAGTCGCCAGATTTTGTGGATGTGGATGGGGATGGCGTGAAGGAGATCGTGTGTTCGAAGGAGGGGCAGTTTGGGTTTTACAAGCGGGGGGCAGATGTGACGAAGGCGTGGGATTGGGTGGCGATTTCAGACAATGTGGGGGTGCAAAAATTCACGCATGGTTTGGGTGTGGGGGATGTGGATGGGGATGGCAAGATGGACTTGTTGGAGGCAAAGCGCTGGTGGCAGGCTCCGGCGAAGGTGGGGGAGAAGTGGGTGCCGAGAACGTTTCAACTGGCAGGCAGTGGTGGGGCGCAGATGTTTGCTTATGATTTCAACGGGGATGGTCGCAATGACATCATGACGTCGCTGAATGCACATCAGTTTGGGGTGGCGATGTTCGAGAATCTGGGCGGTAAAGATGGGGCCAACTGGCGGAAGCAGTTGATTGTGGGGAAGGAGCCTTGGGAGAATGAATATGGGGTGAGGTTTAGTCAGCCGCATGCGTTGACGCTCGCCGATGTGGATGGCGATGGGGTGAAGGATTTGATCACCGGCAAAAGGTATTGGGCGCACAATGGCAAGGACCCGAATGAACTGGATCCGAAGGTGTTGTATTGGTTTCAGACGAAGCGGGGCAAAGATGGCGCGGTGGAATTTGTGCCGCACTTGATTGATGGCGATACGGGGGTGGGCACGCAAGTGGTGGCGGGGGATGTGAATGGCGATGGACTGGTCGATGTGGTGGTGGGCAACAAGCATGGGCTGCGGGTGTTGACGCAGCGTCGTGAAGAAGTGAGTGTGGAGAAACTGGCGCAGTTTCAGCCGAAGAAGTTTTATGGTGAAGGCAGCATCAAGACGGGGGATTATGTGCACGGTCAGACGGCGCAGGATTTGGTGAAAAACATGGTGTTGCCGGCGGGGTTCAAGGCGGAGTTGGTGGCGTCGGAACCAGACTTGGTCCAGCCGATTGCGTTTTGCTGGGATGAGCGTGGAAGGATCTGGGTGCTGGAGGGGAACACTTATCCAACGCGGGCTCCCGAGGGGCAGGGCAAGGATCGGATTTTGATTTTTGAAGATGCGGATGGCGATGGGAAGTTTGAGACGCGCAAGGTGTTTTTGGAGGGGTTGAATCTGACCTCCGGGATTGAAGTGGGATTTGGTGGCGTGTGGGTGGGGGCGGCTCCGAATTTTCTGTTCATTCCCGACAAGGACAAGGACGACAAGCCGGATGGTGAGCCGGTGGTGTTGTTGGATGGATGGGGTTATCAGGACACGCACGAAACGTTGAATTCGTTTATCTGGGGACCGGACGGTTGGTTGTATGGATGTCACGGGGTGTTTACGCATTCAAAAGTGGGCAAGCCGGGGACGCCTGAAGCTGAGCGGGAGCGGTTGAATGCGGCGGTGTGGCGGTATCATCCGACGCGTCATGTGTTTGAGGTGTTTGCCCATGGGACAAGCAATCCGTGGGGGTTGGATTTTAATGAGAAAGGGGAGTTCTTTACGACGGCGTGTGTGATTCCTCACTTATACCATATCGTGCCGGGCGGGAGATATCAGCGCCAGGCGGGTCAGCATTTTAATGAACACACTTATGATGATATCAAGACGATTGCGGGTCATGTGCATTATGCGGGCGGGTGGACGGAGGTAAGGAACCGGGAGAAGATGTCGGCATCAACCGCGGCGAACACGGATCAGGCTGGCGGTGGACATGCGCATTGCGGACTGGCGATTTACAACGGGGGAGCTTTTCCAGAGGTGTATGATGGGGCGTTGCTGTTTGGGAATTTGCATGGGCATCGGTTGGTGCATAATGCGGTGGAACCGAAAGGCAGTGGTTATGTCGGAGAGCGGCGTGCGGATTTTATGCGCAGCAATGACATGTGGTTCATTCCGGTGACGCAGAAGGTGGGGCCGGATGGGGCGTTGTATGTGAGTGACTGGGCGGACAAACAGGTTTGTCATCAGGTGGATCCATTGGTTTGGGATCGTGAAAACGGGCGGATTTTCCGGGTGGTTTATGATGAGGTGAAACCGTGGAAAGGGGACTTGGGCAAGTTGTCGGATGAGGAGTTGGTGAAGATGGCGATTGAGAGTGAGAATGAGTGGTTTGCGCGGATGGCGCGGCGGGTGTTGATGGAGCGGGCGGCGGAAGGGAAGTTGTCGGGGTTTAGTCAGGAGGATGAGTATCGATTGTTTCGAAGTGTCACTGAGGCAATGGTAGATGAGGATGTGGCTACGTCGGCAAGAGGGAATTTTGTGGTGCTGTCAATTGGAGGGCTGGGAACAGGCTCAGATTGGCGGGATCACTTCCATTCATCGAAAGATTGGGTGAGAGCTTGGGGAGTGCGTGCAGTTGGGAATACCCGAGGGGCAGGTGGTTTTGCATTGGAGACGGATGGGTTGAGTCATCTGATGTATGTAAATCGCATGGCAAAGGAGGAAAAGTCCCCCTGGGTTCGTCGGGAACTGGCATCCTTGTTACAACGCTTGCCATTGGATAAACGGGCGGAGATTGCGAAGGCGTTGTTGGTGCGTGAAGAAGACGGCGCAGATCACAACATTCCGCTGTTGGTCTGGTATGGAATTGAGCCGTTGGTGGGGCAGAATCCAGAGTTGGGGATGGAGCTGGCGAAGCTTTGTGTTTGGGACAAGGTGAAGGGTTTCATTTATCGGCGGATGGCGGCTTCGGAGAAGGGGCGGGCGGTGTTGCTGGCAGGGATTGCGGCGATGGAGGATGCGGGGCAGCGGGAGTCGATGTTGCAGTTGATGGTCAACAATGCGCGCGGAAGTGGCGACATCAAACAGCCGGATGGCTGGGCGGAGATGGTGGTGAAGTTGAGGGAAGGGGCGTCGCCGGTGATGACGGAATCTGTGGATGAATTGTCGGCTTATTTTGGAGATGAGGATTCGGTCGCGAAATTCCGCAAGGTGTTGGTGGATGCCAAGGTTGGAGTGGCTGCAAGGGAGATCGCATTGTCGATTTTAATCAAGGTTCGGGACAGACAGACGGCTCCTTTGTTGCAGGGGTTGATTGCGGACCAGGCGAAGGAGGCGTTGCCGTTGCGGCGCAAAGCGATTCAGGCATTGGCGTTCTTGCCGGATGCGGGGACGGCGAAGGCGCTGACGGAGGTTTATGCGAAACTCTCGGCGGAAGAGAAGGTGGATGCGGTCGCGACTTTGGCATCGAGTCCCGCCGGGGCAGTGGCGTTGCTGGAGGCGGTGGCGGCAGAGCGGATGGCGCGGACCACGTTGTCGCCGTTTTTGATGCGTCAGTTGCAGTCGTTGAATGATGTTAAAGTGAACGAGGCGATGTCGGCGGTGGTGGGGACGATGAATCAACCCAAGGCGGGGCTGGCGGAGCAAAAAGCGAAGTGGACGACGTTGCTGATGCCTGACAAGCTGACGACGGCGGATCTGAAGGCGGGTAGGTTGATTTATGCGGCGGCGTGCGGAACCTGCCATGTGCTGAACGGTGAGGGGGCGATGGTGGGACCGGATTTGACGGGGTCGAATCGGGGCAACCTCGAGTATCTTTTGGAAAATGTGCTGGACCCGAATGCGTTGATTGGTCGGGATTATCAGCTGAACATTTTTACCATGAAGGATGGCCGGGTGTTGAGCGGGATCGTGAAGTCGGATGCGGGGGAGATCTTCAAGGTGGTGATGCCGGGCGGGGCGGAGTTCACGCTGAACAAAAGCGAAGTGAAATCGAGGGAGGTGAGCAAGATGTCGACGATGCCGGAGGGTTTGTTTGATGCGTTGGGTGACGACAATGTGCGCAACCTGGTGGCGTATCTGCAGAGCGGTGCGGCGGGTGGGGATGTGGTCTCGAAAGAAGGGCTTTTGGAGGCTGAAGGGTTGAAGTCGTCCGTGACCAAGGGAGGAGTGGGCGTGCAAAAAATGGGCGGCTTTAAGTCGGGCAAATGGAGCGGAGATGCGCAGCTTTGGTGGACGGGTGGCAAGGTGGGTGAGGTGTTGACGATTGAGGTCCCGGTGAAGGAGGCGGGTCGGCATGAGGTGAAGGGGGTGCTCACACGGGCGAAGGACTATGCGATTTTCGAGGTGTCGGTGAATGGCAAGGTGTCGGGTGATCCGTTGGATTTGTTTGATCCGCAGGTGCTGAACACGGCGGAGTTGACCTTCGGGGTGCATGAGTTGAAGGCGGGGTTGAACCGGGTGGAGTTCAAGATCATTGGGGTGAATCCGCAGGCGAAACCGTCGATGATGCTGGGAGTGGATTTTCTGAGGTTGGTCAAGGTCGACGTGAAGGAATAG